The following DNA comes from Bacteroidota bacterium.
GTAGCATTTGAAAATATCGTTTGCTGTAACGCTTCCGATAAAGAGTTAGTTAATCTAAAATTATTATTACTCATAAATGAAAAATTTACATCAGCGCGCATAGTCGGATCAATTTCTTGATTGTGCCGCAGGTTTAAGTTGTAGCCCTCATCTATTGAATAATTTGGATCGTTTTTTTCAGATGTAATAAATCGCTTATACGTTCCAGAAATTCCACCACTAAACTTATAACGCAGTATGTAGTTGAATTCAGAATTTGCAATGTAGCTTCCGTTTGTGTACCAATCGCCGTGCAAAGCCAAATCGGTGTAGTCGCTCATCGCCCAGTAGTAACCAATTTTTCTTAAAAATCGTCCATAGGTTGCGTTATCGCCATAAGCAGGAGCAAAGAAGCCGGAACGCCTGCCGCTTTTACTCGGAAAAACACCGAAGGGAAGAGCAAACACAGGGACATCGGCAATGTGAAAGTAAATCGGTTCCGCAATTACTTTGTCGCGCACAATCATTTTCATTTTCGGAGATAGAAAATAAAAGTGGGGTTGGTCCTTATCGCAAGTGGTGTATTTACCATCGGCGATGAATAACACATCTTTGCTCATCTTTTTAACCCGGCTGCCGTAGTAGATACCTTCGTCCGATTTAGTATCGGCGAGTTTAATGTTGCCTTTCTGAGTTTTGAAGTTGTATAAAAGTTCTTGTCCTCTAAATTCTTCGCCGCCGTCAATCATTATCGGTGTGCCCGTATATTTTTTACCTGTCGTGTCTGCGGTGTCGATAATGCCATACGCATTCATCACCGCTGTGTGCCAGTTGATATTGATGCGTTCCGATTTCAACTCCATCAATTTATATTTGATGTTCGATTTACCGTATAGCATCATCTTGCGATTGGAGATTGAATAGACGATAGAATCTGTAGATGAATATGTGATGATCGTATCGATGCTGGATTGGCGAGGAGCTATTTCGGTTTTTAGTGTGTCTTGAACTAATGTTGTGTCTGCAATCAAACTTGACTGTGGGGTAAATATAGAATCAACAGATCTATTTTCTTTCCCCAAAGTGTAAGCCGTATTGAGATGGACTATAGACAGAAGTAAAATTAAGAGTAAAATATTTAAAAAGTTTTGAAACATTAATGATTATCGTTATTCATTTATTCATCACGAGACTAGCGGCGCCAAAAATTCCTGCTGCGTTGCCAAGTTTTGCAGGTATTACTTTCACGTCGGGCTTGATAGAAGTTAAAACTCTGCTGCGGAGAGAATTTGTAATCGCATTGAACACAAATTCGCCCGCCGCCGAAATTCCGCCGCCAACCACTACAATTCTTAAATCAAGCACGTTTAAAACCGAAGCGATTGCAATACCTAACAAATTACCGGCATCTAATAATATTTCTTTTGCAAACACATCGCCTTGTTCTGCTGCAACCGAAATGATATACGGCTCAATCAAATCAAGGTTACCTTCTACGAGCTGAAAAATTTTTGACGGTTGTGCATCTTTAGGTAGCTGAGTAAGTTTTTGTCGCGTTCGTTCTGAAAGGTATCGTTGTCCGATGTAACTTTCGATGCAACCGCGATTACCGCAATTACAGAGATGTCCGTTATAATCGATAGTTGTGTGTCCGATTTCGCCGGCGCCCCCAAAAGGACCACGATAAATTTTGTTATCGAGTATAATCCCACCGCCAACACCGGTTCCCCAAATTACGAATAAAAAATTTTGATAATCGATTCCTGCTCCAAATTTGGACTCACCAAGTGCGGCAGCATTTGCATCGTTCTCAATTATTACAGGAAGGCGAAATCCTTTGTGAATGATTCCGCCCAAATCAATTTCGGTCCAATCTGTAAAATTTGGTGGATTCTTTACTGTGCTGTTATCGTTCTCAACAATTCCGGGCGCACCGATTCCGATACCGGTAAATTCATCGTGCCGATATTCTAACATCAGTTCTTTGATTAAAAAATTAAGCTGCCGTAAAACTGTACCCGGTCCTTGTAATGCAAACGTATCAACTTTTTGCTGTATAAGAATTTTACTCGAGGTGATATCCACAACACCGCCTTTAATAGTCGTAGCGCCGATATCAATGCCGATTGCAAGATTGCGTTTCATCTTTTCTTTTTCTTCCAAAGTTGGTTTAATCTCTCTCGCAATGTTTTCTCTCTGCCGTTGTCTGTTGGTCTGTAATATATTTTTTGTTTTAAATTATCGGGAAGAAATTGCTGTTCCACAAAACCATCTTCGTAATTATGGGCATACTTATAATTTTTTGAATATCCAAGTTCTTCCATCAATTTTGTCGGGGCGTTGCGGATGTGAAGCGGCACCGCCTCGTTCGGCAAGTTTCGCACATCAGCCATAGCTTTTTCGATTGCAGTGTAGGAAGCGTTGCTTTTCGGAACGGATGCTAGATAAGTTGCTGTTTGTGAAAGCACGATACGGGCTTCCGGCATTCCTATGTAATCGACAGAGGTGAAACAAC
Coding sequences within:
- a CDS encoding ROK family protein, with the translated sequence MEEKEKMKRNLAIGIDIGATTIKGGVVDITSSKILIQQKVDTFALQGPGTVLRQLNFLIKELMLEYRHDEFTGIGIGAPGIVENDNSTVKNPPNFTDWTEIDLGGIIHKGFRLPVIIENDANAAALGESKFGAGIDYQNFLFVIWGTGVGGGIILDNKIYRGPFGGAGEIGHTTIDYNGHLCNCGNRGCIESYIGQRYLSERTRQKLTQLPKDAQPSKIFQLVEGNLDLIEPYIISVAAEQGDVFAKEILLDAGNLLGIAIASVLNVLDLRIVVVGGGISAAGEFVFNAITNSLRSRVLTSIKPDVKVIPAKLGNAAGIFGAASLVMNK